Proteins found in one Rhodobacter capsulatus SB 1003 genomic segment:
- the hspQ gene encoding heat shock protein HspQ produces the protein MQTTLAKYHIGQIVRHRKHPFRGVVFDVDAMFSNTDAWYEAIPEESRPAKDQPFYHLLAENDQTYYVAYVSEQNLLPDNSGEPIDHPDLSDLFGDFEDGRYPLQFQLN, from the coding sequence ATGCAGACGACGCTTGCCAAATATCACATCGGTCAGATCGTCCGACACCGCAAGCACCCGTTCCGCGGGGTTGTCTTCGACGTGGATGCGATGTTTTCCAACACCGACGCCTGGTACGAGGCGATCCCGGAAGAGAGCCGCCCCGCCAAGGATCAGCCCTTCTATCACCTGCTCGCCGAAAACGATCAGACCTATTACGTCGCCTATGTGTCGGAGCAGAACCTTCTGCCCGACAATTCCGGCGAGCCGATCGACCACCCGGATCTGAGCGATCTGTTCGGCGATTTCGAAGACGGGCGTTACCCGTTGCAGTTCCAGCTCAACTGA
- a CDS encoding transglycosylase SLT domain-containing protein — MKKFLMLAVLVAVASCGGGGKAPRNLDNACLLAREKPAYFKAMRRAEKRWGVPVHVQMATIHQESKFIPNARTPHRYALGVIPIGRQSSAYGFSQALDSTWEDYKRDTNSWGAKRTRITDATDFMGWYMDGSADRLGISKWNAREQYLAYHEGRSGYAKGSYNDKGWLLAVADKVAARAEMYRSQLNSCGG; from the coding sequence ATGAAAAAATTCCTGATGTTGGCCGTTCTCGTGGCCGTCGCCTCTTGTGGCGGCGGTGGAAAAGCGCCGCGCAATCTTGACAACGCCTGCCTGCTGGCGCGCGAAAAGCCCGCTTATTTCAAGGCGATGCGTCGTGCCGAAAAGCGCTGGGGCGTGCCGGTGCATGTGCAGATGGCGACGATCCATCAGGAATCCAAGTTCATCCCCAATGCCAGGACCCCGCATCGCTACGCGCTGGGGGTGATCCCGATCGGGCGGCAAAGCTCGGCCTATGGCTTCAGCCAGGCGCTTGATTCGACCTGGGAAGACTACAAGCGCGACACCAATTCCTGGGGCGCGAAACGGACGCGGATCACCGATGCGACCGATTTCATGGGCTGGTACATGGACGGATCCGCCGACCGGCTCGGGATTTCGAAATGGAACGCCCGCGAACAATATCTCGCCTATCACGAGGGCCGCAGCGGCTATGCCAAGGGCAGCTACAATGACAAGGGCTGGCTTCTGGCCGTCGCCGACAAGGTGGCCGCCCGCGCCGAGATGTATCGCAGCCAGCTGAATTCCTGCGGCGGCTGA
- a CDS encoding LolA family protein — MIQMRFAPVAALLPVLMLALAAPAWAEKIPLAQLSAYLNGLTTAEAAFTQVNADGSKSTGKLYLKRPGRMRFEYSDDDTLVLASGGQVAIFDPKSNQIAEQYPLKRTPLNLILADRIDLAQARMVVGHEAEGANTAVVAQDPQNPDYGTIRLVFSANPVTLRRWVITDDTGAKTVVILDQLKPGVDPGPLMFSIVAETEARKN; from the coding sequence ATGATCCAGATGCGCTTTGCCCCCGTTGCCGCCCTTCTGCCCGTCCTGATGCTGGCCCTTGCCGCCCCGGCCTGGGCCGAGAAAATCCCTTTGGCCCAGCTTTCGGCCTATCTGAACGGGCTGACGACGGCCGAGGCGGCCTTCACCCAGGTGAATGCCGACGGCTCGAAATCGACGGGCAAGCTTTACCTCAAGCGGCCCGGGCGGATGCGGTTCGAATATAGCGATGACGACACGCTGGTGCTGGCGTCGGGCGGGCAGGTGGCGATCTTCGATCCGAAATCGAACCAGATCGCCGAGCAATATCCGCTCAAGCGCACGCCGCTGAACCTGATCCTGGCGGACAGGATCGATCTGGCCCAGGCGCGGATGGTGGTCGGCCACGAGGCGGAGGGGGCGAATACCGCGGTGGTGGCGCAGGACCCGCAAAACCCGGACTACGGCACGATCCGGCTGGTGTTTTCGGCCAATCCGGTCACGCTGCGGCGCTGGGTGATCACCGATGATACCGGGGCGAAGACGGTGGTGATCCTGGATCAGCTGAAGCCCGGGGTCGATCCGGGCCCGCTGATGTTCTCGATCGTCGCCGAGACCGAAGCGCGCAAGAACTGA
- a CDS encoding DNA translocase FtsK 4TM domain-containing protein has translation MASFQARQREPLLDQDTQAVLERRGRELLGVVFLALAVMATLMLASYSPEDPSWMAVSDAPVQNWLGRIGAGIASPLIVIVGRGAWLLPVSLAIWGGRHILHRGEERVTGRMVFLPIAIAVAAVYAALLVPGAEWGRAYGLGGNFGDMIAGSLLGLSPVEGSIGLKLMTVVMAVLTLLITLFVTGFDRLELGALTRFLMLGTVASYAAAMTALGKGASASVRMAREAAELARERRAQAAALAQQQAAWQVQQDWQAGQQPQRADIVRAAVASRVRRPVEPEPAYAPYDIYDAPEAELVEPVQAWAMPEADAPSEDRIKARIQHAVKTRAPAPMPAPVAAPVPVAAPMAAPQMRAEPELYAPRLPAQPAPQPEAPASVLAAVSARLARGPKTPPAPIKRVEPPLQARPRYMPGTAPAAPAVTPVAAPMMAAPAVMPAMTAAPMPEPQEQDWSQPIASARQIEDVPAGDGWEEEAFERNVFSDLGEDLPQPAPMPKISALRATVAPPAPERRVMAPVRKPVAPSKQAIAEEQPTLRFDAAEKPAYEVPPLSLLTNPGTIKRHQLSDEALEENARMLESVLDDYGVKGEIVSVRPGPVVTMYELEPAPGLKASRVIGLADDIARSMSALSARVSTVPGRSVIGIELPNAHREKVVLREILSARDFGDSNMRLPLALGKDIAGEAVVANLAKMPHLLIAGTTGSGKSVAINTMILSLLYKLSPEECRLIMIDPKMLELSVYDGIPHLLSPVVTDPKKAVVALKWVVGEMEERYRRMSKMGVRNIEGYNGRVREAMERGEMFKRTVQTGFDEDTGEPVFETEEFQPRPFPYIVVIVDEMADLMMVAGKEIEACIQRLAQMARASGIHLIMATQRPSVDVITGTIKANFPTRISFQVTSKIDSRTILGEQGAEQLLGMGDMLYMGNGARITRIHGPFVSDEEVEEIVSHLKSFGPPEYMSGVVEGPDEEAASDIDAVLGLGSSGNDAEDALYDTAVAIVIKDRKCSTSYIQRKLGIGYNKAARLVEQMEEQGVVTPANHVGKREILVPEQ, from the coding sequence ATGGCATCCTTTCAGGCGCGGCAACGCGAACCGCTGCTCGATCAGGACACGCAGGCCGTTCTGGAACGCCGCGGGCGGGAATTGCTGGGCGTGGTCTTCCTTGCGCTTGCGGTGATGGCGACGCTGATGCTGGCCTCCTATTCGCCGGAAGATCCGAGCTGGATGGCGGTTTCGGATGCGCCGGTGCAGAACTGGCTGGGCCGGATCGGCGCGGGCATCGCCTCGCCCTTGATCGTGATCGTCGGCCGCGGCGCCTGGCTTTTGCCGGTGTCGCTGGCGATCTGGGGCGGGCGGCACATCCTGCACCGCGGCGAAGAGCGGGTGACCGGCCGGATGGTCTTTCTGCCGATCGCCATTGCGGTGGCGGCGGTCTATGCCGCGCTTCTGGTGCCCGGGGCCGAATGGGGCCGCGCCTATGGTCTGGGCGGGAATTTCGGCGACATGATCGCCGGATCGCTTTTGGGGCTGTCGCCGGTCGAGGGCTCGATCGGGCTGAAACTGATGACCGTGGTGATGGCGGTGCTGACGCTGCTGATCACGCTGTTCGTCACCGGCTTCGACCGTCTGGAACTGGGCGCGCTGACCCGGTTTCTGATGCTGGGCACGGTGGCAAGCTATGCCGCGGCGATGACCGCGCTGGGCAAGGGCGCCTCTGCCTCGGTGCGGATGGCGCGCGAGGCGGCCGAGCTGGCGCGCGAACGTCGGGCCCAGGCCGCGGCGCTGGCGCAGCAGCAGGCCGCCTGGCAGGTGCAGCAGGACTGGCAGGCCGGTCAGCAGCCGCAGCGGGCCGATATCGTGCGGGCGGCCGTCGCCTCGCGGGTGCGCCGCCCGGTGGAGCCGGAACCGGCCTATGCCCCCTATGACATCTATGACGCGCCCGAGGCCGAATTGGTCGAGCCGGTGCAGGCCTGGGCGATGCCCGAGGCCGACGCCCCCTCGGAAGACCGGATCAAGGCGCGCATTCAGCATGCGGTGAAGACCCGGGCCCCCGCGCCGATGCCCGCGCCCGTGGCGGCGCCGGTTCCGGTCGCTGCGCCCATGGCCGCGCCGCAAATGCGTGCCGAACCCGAGCTTTATGCCCCGCGTCTGCCCGCCCAACCCGCGCCGCAGCCCGAGGCCCCGGCCTCGGTTCTGGCGGCGGTCTCGGCCCGGCTGGCCCGCGGCCCGAAGACCCCGCCCGCGCCGATCAAGCGCGTCGAGCCGCCGCTGCAGGCCCGCCCGCGCTACATGCCCGGCACCGCCCCCGCCGCCCCCGCCGTGACGCCTGTTGCGGCGCCGATGATGGCGGCGCCCGCCGTGATGCCCGCCATGACTGCCGCGCCGATGCCCGAGCCGCAGGAACAGGACTGGTCGCAGCCGATCGCCTCTGCGCGTCAGATCGAGGATGTCCCGGCCGGGGACGGCTGGGAAGAGGAAGCCTTTGAGCGCAACGTCTTTTCCGATCTGGGCGAGGATCTGCCGCAGCCCGCGCCGATGCCGAAGATCTCGGCGCTGCGCGCGACCGTGGCCCCGCCCGCGCCCGAGCGCCGCGTGATGGCGCCGGTGCGCAAGCCGGTGGCGCCCTCGAAACAGGCGATCGCCGAGGAACAGCCGACGCTGCGCTTTGATGCGGCCGAAAAGCCCGCCTATGAAGTGCCGCCGCTCAGCCTTTTGACCAATCCGGGCACGATCAAGCGGCACCAGCTGTCCGACGAGGCGCTGGAAGAAAACGCCCGCATGCTGGAAAGCGTGCTCGACGATTACGGCGTGAAGGGCGAGATCGTCTCGGTCCGGCCCGGTCCGGTCGTCACCATGTATGAGCTGGAACCGGCGCCAGGGCTGAAAGCCAGCCGGGTGATCGGTCTGGCCGATGACATCGCGCGGTCGATGTCGGCGCTGTCGGCGCGGGTTTCGACCGTGCCCGGGCGTTCGGTGATCGGGATCGAACTGCCCAATGCGCATCGCGAAAAGGTGGTGCTGCGGGAAATCCTGTCGGCGCGCGATTTCGGCGACAGCAACATGCGGCTGCCGCTGGCCTTGGGCAAGGACATCGCCGGTGAGGCCGTGGTGGCGAACCTGGCGAAGATGCCCCACCTGCTGATCGCGGGGACGACGGGTTCGGGGAAATCGGTGGCGATCAACACGATGATCCTGTCGCTGCTTTACAAGCTTTCGCCCGAGGAATGCCGGTTGATCATGATCGATCCGAAGATGCTGGAACTCTCGGTCTATGACGGCATTCCGCATCTGCTTTCCCCGGTCGTCACCGATCCGAAAAAGGCCGTCGTGGCGCTGAAATGGGTCGTCGGCGAGATGGAGGAGCGCTATCGCCGCATGTCGAAGATGGGCGTGCGCAACATCGAGGGCTACAACGGCCGCGTCCGCGAGGCGATGGAGCGCGGCGAGATGTTCAAGCGCACCGTGCAGACCGGCTTTGACGAGGACACCGGCGAGCCCGTCTTTGAAACCGAGGAATTCCAGCCCCGGCCCTTCCCCTATATCGTCGTCATCGTCGACGAGATGGCCGACCTGATGATGGTGGCGGGCAAGGAGATCGAGGCCTGCATTCAACGGCTTGCGCAGATGGCGCGGGCCTCGGGCATTCACCTGATCATGGCGACGCAGCGGCCCTCGGTCGATGTCATCACCGGCACGATCAAGGCGAACTTCCCGACCCGGATTTCCTTCCAGGTCACGTCCAAGATCGACAGCCGCACGATTCTGGGCGAGCAGGGGGCCGAGCAGCTTCTGGGCATGGGCGACATGCTTTACATGGGCAATGGTGCGCGCATCACCCGGATCCACGGGCCCTTTGTCTCCGACGAGGAAGTCGAGGAAATCGTCAGCCATCTGAAGAGCTTCGGGCCGCCCGAATACATGTCGGGCGTGGTCGAGGGGCCGGACGAGGAAGCGGCCTCGGATATCGATGCGGTTCTGGGTCTGGGCAGCAGCGGCAACGATGCGGAAGATGCGCTTTACGATACCGCGGTGGCGATCGTGATCAAGGATCGCAAATGCTCCACCTCCTATATCCAGCGCAAGCTGGGCATCGGCTACAACAAGGCGGCGCGGCTGGTGGAACAGATGGAAGAGCAGGGCGTGGTGACGCCCGCCAACCATGTGGGCAAGCGCGAAATCCTGGTGCCCGAACAGTAA
- a CDS encoding aminotransferase class I/II-fold pyridoxal phosphate-dependent enzyme: MEFPERFANLPEYAFPRLRTLLDHLKPGGEPVAMTIGEPRHPMPDFVGPVLAASLSEFGQYPANDGTPALLAAISGWLGRRYGVDVAQNRLMVLNGTREGLFNAAIALCPETKRGKRPVVLVPNPFYQVYAVAAATVGAEVVFVPASEETGFLPDYESLPAEILDRTTIAYLCSPANPQGSVAGRDYLARLLALAEKHDFRLFSDECYSELWRNAPPPGAIEVAAETGTDPERVVIFHSLSKRSNLPGLRSGFCAAGPQAMQRIRQLRAYAGAPLPQPIQRVSERAWADEAHVIQNRALYAEKYADAAEIFSGVNSFRLPEGGFFLWLPVENGEEAAVKLWTETGVRVLPGAYLARDVNGENPGKGYIRVALVAPKDETRRGLIRLRDCLFT; the protein is encoded by the coding sequence ATGGAGTTTCCCGAGCGGTTTGCGAACCTGCCCGAATATGCGTTTCCGCGGCTGCGGACGCTGCTCGACCACCTGAAACCGGGGGGCGAGCCTGTTGCCATGACGATCGGCGAGCCGCGCCACCCGATGCCCGATTTCGTCGGGCCGGTGCTGGCGGCCAGCCTGTCGGAATTCGGCCAGTATCCCGCCAATGACGGCACGCCTGCGCTTTTGGCGGCGATTTCCGGCTGGCTGGGGCGGCGTTACGGCGTCGATGTGGCGCAAAACCGGCTGATGGTGCTGAACGGCACGCGCGAGGGGCTGTTCAACGCCGCGATTGCGCTTTGCCCGGAAACCAAGCGCGGCAAGCGCCCGGTCGTTCTGGTGCCGAACCCGTTCTATCAGGTCTATGCCGTCGCCGCCGCGACCGTGGGCGCCGAGGTGGTCTTCGTTCCGGCGAGCGAGGAGACCGGCTTCCTGCCCGATTACGAAAGCCTGCCCGCCGAGATCCTCGACCGCACCACGATCGCTTATCTCTGCTCGCCCGCCAATCCGCAGGGCTCGGTGGCCGGTCGCGACTATCTGGCCCGGCTGCTCGCCTTGGCGGAAAAGCATGATTTCCGGCTGTTTTCCGACGAATGCTATTCCGAGCTTTGGCGCAATGCCCCGCCGCCCGGGGCAATCGAAGTGGCGGCCGAGACCGGCACCGATCCCGAGCGGGTGGTGATCTTTCATTCGCTCTCGAAACGCTCGAACCTGCCGGGGCTGCGGTCGGGCTTTTGTGCCGCCGGTCCGCAGGCGATGCAGCGCATAAGGCAGCTGCGCGCCTATGCGGGCGCGCCCCTGCCGCAGCCGATTCAGCGCGTTTCGGAACGTGCCTGGGCGGATGAGGCGCATGTGATCCAAAACCGCGCGCTTTATGCGGAGAAATATGCCGATGCCGCGGAAATCTTCAGCGGTGTCAACAGCTTCCGTCTGCCTGAGGGCGGCTTCTTCCTGTGGCTGCCGGTCGAGAACGGCGAGGAAGCGGCGGTGAAGCTGTGGACCGAAACCGGGGTCCGTGTCCTGCCGGGGGCCTATCTGGCCCGCGACGTGAACGGCGAAAACCCCGGCAAGGGCTATATCCGGGTGGCCTTGGTCGCCCCAAAAGACGAAACGCGGCGCGGGCTGATCAGGCTGCGCGACTGCTTGTTCACGTAA
- a CDS encoding amidase produces MLERFWSAATQGQAMAEGRLDPVEMVEAYLDAAAGRGDVYARLTPERARSEAMAARTRLRGGLARGPLEGVALSWKDLFDTAGIATEAGSQLLAGRVPDTDAEVLQAATLMGSVCLGKTHMTELAFSGLGINPMTATPPNAVTAGLAPGGSSSGAAVSVKLGLAAAAVGSDTGGSVRIPAAWNDLVGLKTTQGRVSTAGVVPLCKRFDTVGPLARTVEDCALVLAALEGRTAPDLRGSTLSGTRLLVLDGLPFASAREAPVRGFEAAVTRLEKAGARIERRVLPMLEPAMDLSGILFAPEAYGLWAEVIEAAPEKMYPVILQRFRGGAAINAADYVKAWDLLARLRGDWQAAVAGYDAVLVPTAPILPPDAARLLTDPAYFAAENLLALRNTRIANIFGLCALTLPTGEPMCGISLMGKPMQEAALCRLALAAEAALG; encoded by the coding sequence ATGCTGGAACGGTTCTGGTCGGCCGCCACGCAGGGGCAGGCGATGGCGGAAGGCAGGCTTGATCCTGTCGAGATGGTCGAGGCCTATCTGGACGCGGCGGCGGGGCGCGGCGACGTCTATGCCCGGCTGACCCCCGAACGCGCCCGGTCCGAGGCGATGGCGGCGCGGACCCGGCTGCGGGGCGGTCTGGCGCGCGGGCCCTTGGAGGGCGTCGCGCTGAGTTGGAAGGATCTGTTCGACACGGCGGGGATTGCGACCGAGGCGGGATCGCAGCTGCTGGCGGGCCGGGTGCCCGACACCGATGCCGAAGTGCTGCAGGCGGCAACGCTGATGGGCAGCGTCTGTCTGGGCAAGACCCACATGACGGAACTGGCCTTTTCCGGGCTTGGGATCAATCCGATGACCGCGACGCCGCCGAATGCGGTGACCGCCGGTCTGGCGCCGGGGGGATCGAGTTCCGGCGCGGCGGTCTCGGTCAAGCTGGGTCTGGCGGCGGCGGCGGTGGGCTCGGACACCGGCGGCTCGGTGCGGATCCCGGCGGCCTGGAATGATCTGGTGGGGCTGAAGACGACGCAGGGGCGCGTTTCGACCGCGGGCGTCGTGCCCCTGTGCAAGCGCTTTGACACGGTCGGGCCGCTTGCCCGCACGGTCGAGGATTGCGCGCTGGTTCTGGCGGCGCTGGAAGGCCGTACCGCCCCCGATCTGCGCGGGTCGACGCTGTCGGGCACGCGGCTTCTGGTGCTGGACGGGCTGCCCTTTGCCTCGGCGCGCGAAGCCCCGGTGCGCGGGTTCGAAGCCGCCGTGACCCGGCTGGAAAAGGCCGGTGCAAGGATCGAACGCCGCGTGCTGCCGATGCTGGAACCGGCGATGGATCTTTCCGGCATTCTTTTCGCCCCCGAGGCTTACGGGCTTTGGGCCGAGGTGATCGAGGCCGCGCCCGAAAAGATGTATCCGGTGATCTTGCAGCGCTTTCGCGGCGGGGCGGCGATCAATGCGGCGGATTACGTCAAGGCCTGGGATCTGCTGGCGCGGCTGCGCGGCGATTGGCAGGCGGCGGTGGCGGGCTATGATGCCGTGCTTGTCCCCACCGCGCCGATCCTGCCGCCCGATGCGGCGCGTCTGCTGACCGATCCGGCCTATTTCGCCGCCGAAAACCTGCTGGCCCTGCGCAACACCCGCATTGCCAACATCTTCGGCCTGTGCGCCCTGACACTGCCCACGGGCGAGCCGATGTGCGGGATTTCCCTGATGGGCAAGCCGATGCAGGAAGCCGCCCTGTGCCGTCTGGCCCTTGCGGCCGAGGCGGCGCTTGGCTGA
- a CDS encoding UbiH/UbiF/VisC/COQ6 family ubiquinone biosynthesis hydroxylase has protein sequence MTQVHDVLIAGGGLNGPALALALAGAGLSVTVIDAAPAQRRADDAFDGRAYALALASQKLLAALGLWPAVAAQAQPINDVKAFDGRPGEGAAPFFLHFDSRELDQKPVGYMLEDRFLYRAFLAAMQANPLITLISETSVVAQEVLPGSIRVTLSNGESLSGRVLIGADGRRSGVAERAGIGREGWGYGQTALVAALAHEKPHEGIAYQLFMPNGPLAILPLTGNRSSIVWSETDANAAVIATLSDDDFMELVRPRFGDFLGRISLVGPRFSYPLNLTLARAYAADRVALVGDAAHGVHPIAGQGLNLGLRDVAALAEVLIGAMRRGEDIGSIHTLERYQLWRRFDATTLALGMDTVNKLFSNDNPILRAGRDLGMGLVQAIGPLRRGFMRQAAGLAGPQPKLLQGRQI, from the coding sequence ATGACACAGGTTCACGACGTTCTCATCGCCGGCGGTGGTCTGAATGGCCCCGCGCTTGCCCTTGCCCTTGCGGGCGCGGGCCTTTCCGTCACCGTGATCGACGCCGCCCCCGCGCAGCGCCGGGCGGACGATGCCTTTGACGGCCGCGCCTATGCGCTGGCGCTGGCGTCGCAGAAATTGCTGGCCGCGCTCGGGCTCTGGCCCGCGGTGGCGGCGCAGGCGCAGCCGATCAACGACGTCAAGGCCTTCGACGGCCGCCCGGGCGAAGGCGCGGCGCCGTTCTTTCTGCATTTCGACAGCCGCGAGCTGGATCAGAAGCCGGTCGGCTACATGCTGGAGGACCGTTTCCTCTATCGCGCCTTTCTGGCGGCGATGCAGGCGAACCCCTTGATCACGCTGATTTCCGAAACCTCGGTCGTGGCGCAGGAGGTCCTGCCCGGATCGATCCGGGTGACGCTTTCAAACGGCGAGAGCCTGTCGGGCCGGGTGCTGATCGGCGCGGACGGGCGCCGCTCGGGCGTGGCCGAACGCGCCGGGATCGGGCGCGAGGGCTGGGGCTACGGTCAAACCGCCCTTGTCGCCGCGCTGGCGCATGAAAAACCGCATGAGGGCATCGCCTATCAGCTGTTCATGCCGAACGGGCCGCTCGCCATCCTGCCCTTGACCGGCAACCGCTCCTCGATCGTCTGGAGCGAGACGGACGCCAATGCCGCCGTGATCGCGACCCTGTCGGACGATGATTTCATGGAACTGGTGCGGCCGCGCTTTGGCGATTTTCTGGGCAGGATCAGCCTGGTCGGGCCGCGCTTCAGCTATCCGCTGAACCTGACGCTGGCCAGGGCCTATGCGGCGGACCGGGTGGCGCTGGTGGGCGATGCGGCGCATGGCGTGCATCCGATTGCCGGTCAGGGGCTGAACCTGGGCCTGCGCGATGTGGCGGCCCTGGCCGAGGTGCTGATCGGCGCGATGCGGCGCGGCGAGGATATCGGCTCGATCCACACGCTGGAACGCTATCAGCTGTGGCGCCGCTTCGATGCGACCACGCTCGCGCTGGGCATGGACACGGTCAACAAGCTCTTTTCCAACGACAATCCGATCCTGCGGGCGGGGCGCGATCTGGGCATGGGCCTCGTTCAGGCGATCGGCCCGCTGCGCCGCGGCTTCATGCGGCAGGCGGCGGGGCTTGCCGGGCCGCAGCCGAAATTGCTGCAGGGGCGGCAGATCTAA
- a CDS encoding Trm112 family protein, translated as MTEGLPQLVPEAERGGFDRRMLEALVCPLTQAPLHYDAERQELVSKAAALAFPIRRGIPIMLVDEARPLD; from the coding sequence ATGACCGAGGGCCTGCCGCAACTGGTCCCCGAGGCCGAGCGCGGCGGGTTCGACCGCCGCATGCTCGAGGCCCTTGTCTGTCCGCTGACGCAGGCGCCGCTGCATTATGATGCCGAGCGGCAGGAGCTGGTGTCAAAGGCCGCGGCGCTGGCCTTTCCGATCCGCCGCGGCATTCCGATCATGCTGGTCGACGAGGCCCGGCCGCTCGATTAG
- a CDS encoding LON peptidase substrate-binding domain-containing protein, translated as MIKPSDLPAQIPLFPLPGALLLPRGRLPLHIFEPRYLQMIEDCMATPHRLIGMIQPCKGRDGAQKLSAIGCAGRLTGFSETEDGRYMITLSGVSRFRLQREIAGSCPYIRAEIGWTDFPRDIGAPEHDPGFDRDGLLDLLGRYLHTQGLDTDWEALKDAEDEFLINALSMLLPFEPEDKQALLEAPSLPTRRETLVTLMEFVLHGGIEERPQ; from the coding sequence ATGATCAAACCCAGTGACCTGCCTGCCCAGATCCCGCTCTTCCCGCTTCCGGGGGCGCTTTTGCTGCCCCGGGGGCGGCTGCCGCTGCATATCTTCGAACCGCGCTATCTGCAGATGATCGAAGATTGCATGGCCACCCCGCACCGGCTGATCGGCATGATCCAGCCCTGCAAGGGCCGCGACGGTGCGCAAAAGCTCTCGGCCATCGGCTGTGCCGGGCGGCTGACCGGCTTTTCCGAAACCGAGGACGGCCGTTACATGATCACGCTGTCGGGCGTGTCCCGGTTCCGGCTGCAGCGCGAGATTGCGGGCAGCTGCCCCTATATCCGCGCCGAGATCGGCTGGACCGATTTTCCCCGCGACATCGGCGCCCCCGAACATGACCCCGGCTTCGACCGCGACGGGCTTCTGGACCTGCTGGGCCGCTATCTGCACACGCAGGGGCTGGATACCGATTGGGAGGCACTGAAAGACGCCGAGGACGAATTCCTGATCAACGCGCTCTCGATGCTTCTGCCCTTCGAGCCCGAGGACAAGCAGGCGCTGCTGGAGGCGCCCAGCCTGCCGACCCGGCGCGAAACCCTGGTGACGCTGATGGAATTCGTGCTGCACGGCGGCATCGAGGAACGTCCGCAATGA
- a CDS encoding tetratricopeptide repeat protein has protein sequence MFGTDTKPAQTFVKDVTETTFMAEVVDASMAVPVIVDFWAPWCGPCKTLGPQLEAAVNALKGRVVMAKINVDENQRLAQVLAQQGLPLQSIPTVVAFYQGRPVDMFQGAVPASQVKAFVEKLAGLAGDGGLGEALAAAEEMLAEGAAVDAAETFAAILGEEPENAEAYGGLVRSHLAAGNLDQAELILAGAPAKIATAAPVEAARAQLALAKQAAKAGPLDELKAKLAADPNDHQARFDHATALHAAGQVEEAVEELLELFRRDREWNEGAAKTQLFTIFDSLKPADPIVVKGRRRLSSMIFA, from the coding sequence ATGTTCGGAACCGACACGAAACCCGCGCAAACGTTCGTCAAGGATGTCACCGAAACCACCTTCATGGCCGAGGTGGTCGATGCCTCGATGGCCGTGCCGGTCATCGTCGATTTCTGGGCGCCCTGGTGCGGCCCCTGCAAGACCCTCGGCCCGCAGCTGGAAGCCGCCGTCAACGCGCTCAAGGGGCGCGTGGTGATGGCCAAGATCAACGTCGATGAAAACCAGCGTCTGGCGCAGGTGCTGGCGCAGCAGGGCCTGCCCCTGCAATCGATCCCGACCGTCGTCGCCTTTTATCAGGGCCGCCCGGTCGACATGTTCCAGGGCGCCGTTCCCGCCTCGCAGGTCAAGGCCTTTGTCGAGAAGCTGGCGGGGCTTGCGGGCGATGGCGGTCTGGGCGAGGCCCTGGCCGCGGCGGAAGAAATGCTCGCCGAAGGCGCGGCGGTTGATGCCGCCGAGACCTTCGCCGCGATCCTGGGCGAAGAGCCCGAGAATGCCGAAGCCTATGGCGGCCTCGTGCGGTCGCATCTGGCGGCGGGCAATCTCGATCAGGCGGAACTGATCCTGGCGGGGGCGCCGGCCAAGATCGCGACGGCGGCCCCGGTCGAAGCCGCCCGCGCGCAGCTGGCCTTGGCGAAGCAGGCGGCAAAGGCCGGGCCGCTCGATGAACTCAAGGCGAAGCTTGCCGCCGATCCGAACGACCATCAGGCCCGCTTCGATCACGCCACCGCGCTGCATGCGGCGGGGCAGGTCGAAGAGGCGGTCGAAGAGCTGCTGGAGCTTTTCCGCCGCGACCGCGAGTGGAACGAGGGCGCGGCGAAGACCCAGCTTTTCACCATCTTCGACAGCCTCAAGCCCGCCGATCCGATCGTGGTCAAAGGGCGGCGGCGTTTGTCGTCGATGATATTTGCCTGA